A region of the Oncorhynchus gorbuscha isolate QuinsamMale2020 ecotype Even-year linkage group LG02, OgorEven_v1.0, whole genome shotgun sequence genome:
TACACTGAAACTTTGTCCTCAATCACATAAAGAGAAAGACCAATTTTCCATCATCAGACCTAATGATGCACTTTCAGCATTCAGGCTTTTTTCTGTACACTTAAGATAATTATATTTGTACACAGCTGTACTTGGAAACAAGTTAGACAGCTTTTTAAGTTATTCAGTCTGGACAAAGAGAAAACAATGCTACAGCCTATACAAACAAGACTTCCCTGGTTATAGATAGACCATGGCATTGCTGGAGCTCTGCTTAACATTGGCTCCTGCTGCAGTGTATGGAAACTGTCGGTTGTATACTCTACCAGTGTGACATGCTAGCTGAGTCAATGACTATCCACTTAAACGCTCTTCTCAGtagaaatatataaaaaaatgacTTTTGTTTAGCGTTGGTGACAATTTAGCAGCGATGGGCCACTGCTGCCAaattaatataggggaaacactaaCTACCTTCATTAAGGTTAATGATGTAAAAACCTTGTGCATAAATACAATATTTGCATGTTCTTAGATAGTTGTCCTTTGAAAATGGGAGATTGAGGGGTGGGCTGGGTGGCAGATGACTTCACgtgctcccctcccccctccactctGAGATCAGAGCCTCTCGGCTGTACCGGACTCACTTATGTGACAACGGCTCACTGGCGTCCTAATGAAACCATGCAAGCGGAGAAGTGACCAGCCTGAGTTAATTAGCCGCAGAGCATGCTCTCCCCTACTGGCCCAGTGCCACTCCCCAGAGCACAGTTCTGGGGTTCACAGGCATGTTTTTCACCACTATGAATGGCTCGTCTTTGTGTCTGCACACTAAGGCCCGATTTAACATGGCCTATACCCATGTTTTCTGAGGCCGTTTACTTTGGCCTCCCCTATGTTGAGGCAGAGCTGAAATGTGAAACTGGGATGGGGTCTGCATTACACAAACTACTGGTGTTTTAATGCCAAAGCACAAAGATACCCCTCAGTCGTTTGTGTAGCCCTACCACTAACTCTTGTCCACATAAACATGACAATAGAGAGCCTCCATGCAGTTATTAAATTCAACTGGTGTTCAATGAGTTCATTAATTTGATGTCTATATGTACCCTTTCTATTTTCAGCCTCAAAAGGCTCCACCATTACCTGAAACGTATTGAATGAGCTAACTATTGTTGTGCTGACTGCTATTTCTAATCCCCTTTCTCTTGCTACAGTTGACAATCATCTTCAAGAACTTCCAGGAGTGTGTGGACCAGAAGATGTATCATGCAGAGACAGACGAGCTGCCTGCAGCGTTCGCTGATGGCTCCAAGAATGGCGGAGACCGCCACGGGGCCAACACGCTACGCATCGTGGAGAAGGTGCCTGGGCAGCAGGTGGAGATCCACGCACGCTACATCGGTACAACCATTGTGGTCCGGCAGGTGGGGCAATACCTGACCTTTGCTGTGCGGATGCCAGAGGAAGTAGTGAACTCTGTAGAAGACCGAGACAACCAGGACCTGTACCTCTGCCTGCACGGCTGCCCCGCCAACCAACGCATCGACTTCAGGACATTCAGGGCCCGTGCAGTGGAGGGCCACGGTCTGGGCAGGACTGGCAGCCCACCCCATGGGTTTACCTACAAGGCTGCCATGGCTAAGTGTAAAGAGCGCCTCCCAGTGGAGGACCTGTACTTCCAGTCCTGTGTGTTCGACCTGCTTTCCTCCGGGGATGTCAACTTCACCATGGCTGCCTACTATGCCTTTGAGGATGTGAAAATGCTCCACTCCAATAAGGACAAATACCACATTTATGAAAAGGATGCATTTGGGAGTAATGCAGCGCCAAGGGGATCAGATGTGTTCTCGCTAGTCCTCCTCAACTTTCTGGCTGTTTTGTTCATCTATAGTCCTCTGCCAACATCATCCTCATTATGCTAGCTGTCAGTGGGTGTGAAACAGTGCTCTCACCGTGTCATACTTCACCGCCACTGCTCTGTCCTCAGTGGCTGGTGGCCAGTGGAGTCCGCAAGCCCTTCCATGCCTCTGTGGGGACAGAGCAGCCCATGTGCAATCAAACTCATCCCAGCCATGGTTTCATCATTGTTTTGTTGTTGACATCATGTGTTGACTTCCATCTGGTGGTGAGGTGAGCTCTATGTACTCCCACCTATCATTACATTCATTCTGGTTTAAGGAATGGTCCTTTGATGAAGGAGAGCGGTGGTGAGTGAGGAGAGCCCAGGAGCCCCAGTACTTTGGATATCAAGCTGGGATTAAATCCCACATTCCCACTGGGACTGCATGCGCCTATGGGAAGTGAGATGAGATTATCTCTTGCAGAAAGAACCTCACTGGTTCCAAGCCAGTGGAGCTCCCTGTGGCTCATGGGTATGGGCTAGACGACATGACAGGGGCTTTTGTTAACCTCTGGCCAGAAGTAGCTCCCTGTTTGATGATCTTCCAGCTTTGGAAAAGCTGTAGCTTTTTGGAGGAAGCTCTCCGCCAAAAGGATGTCAGAGCAGCGAGTCTAGTTGTCTGCTGTGGAGATTAATAGCTCATAACGCCAGGTCTTTTGTAacattgtgtgtttgtttgtctctgtctgtgtgtgtgcgtgcgcacctCTGTGGTTAATTGTGTGCTCCAGAAACggttgtgtgtgagagtgagtgttaCTCAAAAGTGCAAGAAATCTTTCCTTGGGAGAAATATTTCTTAATGTTGTTATATTGCACCCCAGGTTCCAATATAGAACCATCATGGTGGTCTAGAGTCAGTTGAAACTGCCTCTGCCTGCCAAGTGGTTACTTCTAAGTGAACTGGCAGacagtaaaaaaatattttcccAACTTTTTACCTGTCAATCAGTGTCAAAAAGACTTAGTTCAAATATTGCCGTTTTAAAGTGTTAAGCATGATAAATGTATCAGGTCTAATTAGGAATGGAGATATTCATAAGGAAAAAGCCCTGAACAAACTCTACCAAGGGCACACAATGCAGAAACGCAGATCACGTTTACACAGTATCTCTCTTTATTCAACCAACCAACTTTCATGTACAATGTATCATGGCCAAGAAATATTTTTCTACAGATCATTTGTTGTCTAGGCAGTCAACAGTTCCCTACAGATGTAGGTATATTGGCAATGTGATGGGTTTGAGAAAGGTATAGTCACACTAggttaaaataaaatgttttcccACCCGTGGTGTGCTTCCACCAAATGGACTTGTTGCGGATACAAATcagtgtgatgacgtagtgcacacaaaatgtactttaAGTTCAATTAGTTTCCATTGTATTTTAAATTCTaccgatagttttgtcacaaattGTAGAAAATGTACCTACTCTGGTCTTGACacatgcgctctagccaacagctggcagatacagtgcgggtaggCTTGTCTACATtgacattattatggataagagcaagaatatttgtcaaatggcagtcaagcatcaatcatcatgtcagaCCCTCaacatttattggaaaggagcatcaagctcatcaccgtacACTTTCATCACCCTGTGAAGTTGTCTGTCGTCTAATAAGCGGCATTGTTTCCCTAGTCGGAGGACACACCATATCATCACGTGACTCGAGTTCTTCGATATGACGGTTATTCTATTAATATTTTCGCATAAAGGGGTTTCCACTGCCATTTCTCTCATAATTAATTTTACCAACCCAAAACCATGTTGAATGAACAAATTATTAATCGGCATTTATAAAGTTGTATCAAAACCTCCTGTTTCTAACACCACTGTCGTGATTTGTTTTATACGGTATGATTTTACCCACATAAACTGTGGATGTAAATGTGGTTTACTGACCACTAGAGAGCAGGCCCTGTACGTAAAAGAGGGTGTTGACATGGCTCTGCTATAGGGAACATACAACTTGCATCTGTCTGTAGACCTGTTAATTTATGGCTTTAATCTTTGCCAAAGAACAAGCCCTGGTGCCAACAATTTTCCCAACAGATGAATTTTcaatactctctttctctgtgaacTTTTGCGATAAAGTTTCCATTTGGATTGTGTAGAACGCTGGTGTGCTACTGCTTGAACTTAGTGGATTGACTTATTCAGCGCAGCATGGTAAATAAGCTGTCAGTTTCTGGTTTTGAATTTGATCTTCTGTCATATGTGAAATGCATGCAgctacagcagtggaggctggtgggatgagTTTTATAAGAGGACTGGCTCATTTTAAcagctggaatggaatcaatggaaatGAGTGAAACGCATGGTCTCTATATGTTAATGGTTTAATgtcgttccatttattccattcagTGGTGTAAaacactttaaagtactacttaagtagtttttgtggtatctgtattttactatttgtatttttgacaatgtttacttcactacattcttgaagaaaatgatgtactttttactccatacattttccctgacacccaaaagtactcgttacattttgaatgcttagcaggacagaaaatggtcaaattcacacacctggtcatccctattgcctctgatctggcggactcactaaacacatgctttgtttgtagatgttagtgttagtgtgaccctggctagccgtctggtttgcttaatataaggaattttaaataatataataataatatgtgccatttagcagacgcttttatccaaagcgacttacagtcatgtgtgcatacattctacgtatgggtggtcccggggatcgaacccactaccctggcgttacaagcgccatgctctaccaactgagctacacaggaccatgatttttacttttgatacttaagtatattttagcaactacatttacttttgatacttaagtatattaaagacatacttttagactttgcctcaagtagtattttactgggggacttttacttgagtcattttctattaaggtatttttTTTTTGAACTTTTCAAGTATGAtatttgagtactttttccaccactgattccattccagccattacaatgagcccatgcACATCCCACCAGCCTCTACTGATCTACAGTACCATTTTGATGTGTTGTAGTTTCTCCATTTCATTGTCTGTGTAATTTCATTCATTAGTAAGCATAAGGGCTTGTTTAAATTCGTACAGCGGAAGTTCAGTGCGATAGTGAAATTGAAAGGTAATTTCTGATTGAGCCGGCACATGCAGCGTATATCGTGAATGCAGTGTTTatcgtgaatgcagtctccacgAGCCAGGAGCTTTGCCTTTAAATGTCAATCATGCTATAGCGCTGAACTTTCACGATACAGATTTAACCCAGTTCTAAATTTTGAAGCTGGAGGTACTAATACTTCAAAGGCATGTTATATGAAGAAGACACTGAACCTTTCATTCTGGTTGGATCTTGATTTGCATTATTTGTTGTATACCCAAGTAAGGATAAAACCTTGTCAGACGATTTGCTTCGGGGGGTTTTCCGATTTCATCTCGGTTTAATATTTTTGGGTTTTACCTTCCTAGTCCCTTAGCACTCATCTATTAAACAACTTAAAAGGTAATATATCCTTACACTGAAGTATTTGGCCTAACTACTGCTATGGGAGCATGTGCAGTTTGTTCTTAGTCTGGCCTTAAAAGATGATCAAAGAAACAAAAATGAATGTAACACTGAATCTTGTGATTATAGATGTAATTTGTATTGTGAGTTTGATATATGGTTCTACATGTGTAATGTGtgattgtatacatgtttgtTGTTGAATTGCTAAAATATTGTATTATCTGTTGTGTTGAATTTATCACTACAGTTTTGTATATGAGAAAAGGTTGGGTGAATGTGACCTTTATTTAAAAAGGATTTAGTGAAAACGTGAACATTACAAAGCTGTTGGGTTGTCAGGGCCTAGTTTTCAGCTATCCATTAATGACAGGAATCCTATACTGGTTACTGTAGTTTTAGAGCATTCCTTTACCTGCTCAGTAACAGACGAGTTAACCTTGATTCCATCCACCTTGATGTCTACTAAGGGAATACAAGGAAGTTTTTGGTGTTCATGTCTTTCAGTTTAAAGCACTTTATGTTTTTTCACTTGGCTCTTACTTGGTTTGAACTTGATTGTGAATAGAGGTTGCCAGACTTGTAACGGTAGAAAAATatggaataaaaaaaaaaacatgtccgATTGGGAGAAGCCAGAAAGATCAAACTGTGTATGTAGGACAAAAGCAGCGCCACAAACTGTTTATACTGTAAATTATTTATTAAATAAAAGACAGACAGCACCCAAAGTGAACCTCATGTTTCATAGTGATAATGAACTACTTAAGAGATGAAAAGCATTGTTAAAATTCTTGATTGAGTGGTGTTGCATTCAGCGCCTTGATTTGCTtagttacactgccccctggtgTACGCGTTTAATGGTATGAATACATTTGAACTGCTCCGGGGGAGTTCTGACATCATACAAAACAAGCATCTCGATAGTGATCCAGTGAATAGCCATGGATGTTCATATTAGCATATACAGTGCATgccggaagtattcagaccccttcactttttccactttgttagtcttattctaaaattgatgaaagaaAACATGTCCTCAATCTACATAGAATACCCTATAATGGCAAAGCGTACAGGTTTAGACAtctgcaaatgtattcaaaatattaaaaaaaaaacatgtattcagacctttgctatgagactcgaaattgagctccggtgcatcctgtttctaaaACTTGGAGttcacttgtggtaaattcaattgattggacatgatttggaatggcacacaactgtctatataaggtttcACAGTTGACTGCATATCAGAGCACAAACctagccatgaggttgaaggaattttccgtagagctccgaacaaaacatttctgcagcattgaaggtccccaataatatagtggcctccatcattcttaaatggaagaagtttggaaccaccaactcttcctagagctggccactgggccaaactgagcaatagggggagaaaggccttggtcagggaggtgaccaacaacctgatggtcactgtgacagagctccaattcctctgtggagatgggagacccttccagaatgacaaccgtCTCAGCAGCAGCGGTCCAACAACCTG
Encoded here:
- the LOC124000883 gene encoding repulsive guidance molecule A-like codes for the protein MQSRRERREVRPRAGWMVMGKGAGGPSALEVGKILVVFLCLFPSVSLQCKILKCNSEFWASTSSSGPEEEFCTALRAYNNCVRRTARTCRGDLAYHSAQHGIEDLMSQNNCSKEGPTTQPRARTPAPPPQLQPDSQERSDGPEQCHYERSLHRQSSPPNYTHCGFFGDPHLRTFSDDFQTCKVEGAWPLVHNKYLSVQVTNTPVVPGSFATATSKLTIIFKNFQECVDQKMYHAETDELPAAFADGSKNGGDRHGANTLRIVEKVPGQQVEIHARYIGTTIVVRQVGQYLTFAVRMPEEVVNSVEDRDNQDLYLCLHGCPANQRIDFRTFRARAVEGHGLGRTGSPPHGFTYKAAMAKCKERLPVEDLYFQSCVFDLLSSGDVNFTMAAYYAFEDVKMLHSNKDKYHIYEKDAFGSNAAPRGSDVFSLVLLNFLAVLFIYSPLPTSSSLC